In Bos mutus isolate GX-2022 chromosome 10, NWIPB_WYAK_1.1, whole genome shotgun sequence, a single window of DNA contains:
- the RIOX1 gene encoding ribosomal oxygenase 1: MDGLRASAGLLRRGRLRRRRQQQPHSGSVLALPLRPRKIRRQLRRSVSSRMAALRAQTLQSEDSEDSRVESTVGEPGDPLAGGAAALSDATGREPHGQLGPVELLEASPASRSLQTPRALVEAQTPAARLVEAHTPAARLVEAHTPPARLVEASALPARLVETSALLCSTQHLAAVPPSVAPAMLSGPQGESMGEELPWDSPLQRILAELNRIPSSRRRAARLFEWLISPMPPDHFYRRLWEREAVLVRRQDHSYYQGLFSTAVLDSILRNEEVQFGQHLDAARYINGRRETLNPPGRALPAAAWSLYRAGCSLRLLCPQAFSSTVWQFLAVLQEQFGSMAGSNVYLTPPNSQGFAPHYDDIEAFVLQLEGRKLWRVYRPRVPTEELALTSSPNFSQDDLGEPVLQTVLEPGDLLYFPRGFIHQAECQDGVHSLHLTLSTFQRNTWGDFLEAVLPLAVQAAMEENVEFRRGLPRDFMDYMGAQHSDSKDPRRTAFMEKVRVLVARLGHFAPVDAVADQRAKDFIHDSLPPVLTDRERALSVYGLPIRWEAGEPVNVGAQLTTETEVHMLQDGIARLVGEGGHLFLYYTVENSRVYHLEEPKCLEIYPQQADAMELLLRSYPEFVRVGDLPCDTVEDQLSLATMLYDKGLLLTKMPLT, from the coding sequence ATGGACGGGCTCCGGGCTAGCGCCGGGCTGCTGAGACGCGGGCGGTTGAGGCGCCGGCGCCAGCAACAGCCACACAGCGGGTCGGTCCTGGCCCTGCCCCTGAGGCCCAGGAAGATCCGACGGCAGCTGAGGAGAAGTGTCTCGTCCCGAATGGCCGCGCTCAGGGCCCAGACCCTGCAGAGCGAGGACTCGGAGGACTCGAGGGTGGAGTCCACGGTCGGTGAACCCGGGGACCCGCTGGCGGGAGGGGCGGCGGCCCTCTCGGATGCGACCGGGCGGGAGCCGCACGGCCAGCTCGGGCCCGTGGAGCTGCTGGAGGCTTCGCCTGCGTCCCGCTCCCTGCAGACTCCCCGCGCCCTGGTGGAGGCGCAGACCCCGGCGGCACGCTTGGTGGAAGCGCACACCCCGGCGGCACGCTTGGTGGAAGCGCACACCCCGCCGGCGCGCTTGGTGGAGGCGTCGGCGCTGCCCGCGCGCCTGGTGGAGACCTCGGCCCTGCTGTGCTCTACCCAGCACTTGGCGGCCGTACCACCGTCCGTGGCTCCTGCCATGCTGTCGGGGCCGCAGGGGGAAAGCATGGGCGAGGAGCTGCCCTGGGACTCCCCGCTGCAGCGCATCTTGGCCGAGCTGAATCGCATCCCTAGCAGCCGGCGACGGGCGGCGCGCCTCTTCGAGTGGCTCATCTCGCCCATGCCTCCGGACCATTTCTACCGGCGCCTGTGGGAGCGCGAGGCAGTGCTGGTGCGGCGGCAGGACCACAGCTACTACCAGGGTCTTTTCTCTACCGCCGTCCTCGACTCCATACTGCGCAACGAGGAGGTGCAATTCGGACAGCACCTGGACGCCGCGCGCTACATCAATGGGCGGCGCGAGACCTTGAACCCGCCCGGCCGCGCCCTGCCCGCCGCCGCGTGGTCCTTGTACCGGGCCGGCTGCTCCCTGCGCCTCCTCTGCCCGCAGGCTTTCTCCAGCACCGTGTGGCAGTTTTTGGCCGTACTCCAGGAGCAGTTCGGAAGCATGGCAGGCTCCAACGTTTACCTTACGCCCCCCAACTCGCAGGGCTTTGCCCCCCACTACGACGACATCGAGGCTTTCGTGCTGCAGCTGGAAGGTAGGAAACTCTGGCGGGTCTACAGACCGCGGGTGCCGACCGAGGAACTGGCCCTGACGTCCAGCCCCAACTTCAGCCAGGACGACCTCGGAGAGCCGGTGCTGCAGACGGTGCTGGAACCTGGAGATTTGCTCTATTTCCCCCGAGGCTTCATTCACCAAGCCGAATGCCAGGATGGGGTGCACTCTCTGCACTTGACCTTGTCCACATTCCAGCGTAATACTTGGGGCGACTTCCTGGAGGCTGTACTGCCCCTGGCAGTGCAGGCCGCAATGGAGGAAAATGTGGAGTTTCGTAGGGGGCTGCCCCGAGACTTTATGGATTACATGGGGGCCCAGCATTCGGATTCTAAGGATCCGCGAAGAACCGCTTTCATGGAGAAGGTGCGGGTCCTGGTTGCCCGCTTGGGACACTTTGCCCCAGTTGATGCTGTGGCTGACCAGCGAGCCAAAGACTTCATCCACGATTCTCTGCCCCCTGTGTTGACTGACAGGGAGAGGGCACTAAGCGTTTACGGGCTCCCAATTCGCTGGGAGGCTGGAGAACCTGTAAACGTGGGAGCCCAGTTGACAACAGAAACTGAAGTGCACATGCTTCAGGATGGTATAGCTCGGCTGGTGGGTGAGGGGGgccatttgtttctttattacACAGTGGAGAACTCCCGAGTTTATCACCTGGAGGAGCCTAAGTGCTTGGAGATATACCCCCAGCAAGCTGATGCCATGGAACTCTTGCTTCGCTCCTACCCAGAGTTTGTGAGAGTAGGGGACTTGCCCTGTGACACTGTGGAGGACCAGCTTTCCTTGGCAACCATGTTATATGATAAGGGGCTGCTGCTCACCAAGATGCCTCTAACCTGA